One Plasmodium sp. gorilla clade G2 genome assembly, chromosome: 12 genomic window carries:
- a CDS encoding eukaryotic translation initiation factor 3 subunit 8, putative: MQSKFWAKAIDEDSGDNVTESSESEVEEKKPIVSAQAERWAAIDSSSSEEEERVIKTYEGKRLHFYETTGDSLNENMDNNDFNLLLKDYENLYKFMIKESADCIPNFAIIYLDKLSKYVENTFQNNVEKKNLSKNKAQTLNKLRAKIRKCSEFYQEKLNLYNENPDDFKDDRKKDMDDDDEDDEEDDDEEEEEEEEGQQEQDDDNEDEKDQDDDGDAKEKKKVSSKTKSKKGKEKKEEKDDYDDDNDEDKEDEADDDEDDDSDDWSYSEDDNYVSDEEDDKTKSAMSKWGLKTSTKVEKKKTVKQKKVKKESTKKEEKASRVVEDAQSAKNKGYAELLSTKNLTEDVIRERVKLVIEKRGRKGLDKHEHINILSKLCELAKTISTQSYIEVLEHLINLEFDVVSSVYTYMSFNIWNKVFKYVELILDILIQNENFYLVSINIAEEITEETTNEKEKIIKSCKTLISFLAKLDDELLKALLYIDVQTEEYRKRLGKTIHMIGLLKKGYNYVKCIKNMPDLAIHISSRILEHMYYKPEILFKQIWTYIMNGKDMSSDSLNNSNTVAAKEDGQGKKKKRIENELFDENLINNDSINPPKIIEEYVYEIFEFGTKQQKVKALLQLSYNKSLYDQYLEAKELLNVANVHELAMNSDIQTQILYNRNLIQLGLCAFRHGKIYEAHCCLMEICSQNKHKELIAQGISNLKNQEKTLEQERAEKRRLLSYHMHISIELIECVNNICAMLLEVPNLAKNTYESKKDIISRQFRRFLDIYDKQIFNNPPENNKEIIILATKHLQKGNWKLCCEKIFSLSIWPKFPDKEKVQNILKEKIKQEAMRTYIFRYISIYESFSIDQLCVMFDLNQNVVHSILSKMMINQEIPAFWNESSKFILISKVNPTTLQNMALKLAENVNEVMEQNELALNMKNPKFMFMQERRTQMKEEKSNWTQKKGDQKYQKNYNQKKNAHYKKNYKDNNANKNYKKN; the protein is encoded by the exons atgcaATCGAAATTTTGGGCCAAGGCAATAGATGAAGATAGTGGGGATAATGTAACAGAATCTTCAGAGAGTGAAGTTGag gAAAAGAAGCCAATTGTGTCTGCACAGGCAGAAAGGTGGGCCGCTATAGATAGTAGCAGCtcagaagaagaagaaagagTTATTAAAACGTATGAAGGAAAAAGGCTACATTTTTATGAAACTACAGGAGATAgcttaaatgaaaatatggataataatgattttaATCTCCTTTTAAAAGATtatgaaaatttatataaatttatgatAAAAGAAAGTGCTGATTGTATCCCTAATTTTGCTATCATATACTTAGATAAATTATCTAAGTATGTTGAAAACACATTCCAGAAtaatgtagaaaaaaaaaatttgagcAAAAATAAAGCACAAACgttaaataaattaagagCCAAAATTAGAAAATGTAGTGAATTTTATCAAGAAAAATTAAacttatataatgaaaaccCTGACGACTTTAAAGATGACAGAAAGAAGGATAtggatgatgatgatgaagatgatgaagagGACGATGATGAGGAGgaggaagaagaagaagaaggaCAACAAGAAcaagatgatgataatgaagatGAAAAAGATCAAGATGATGATGGAGATGCaaaagagaaaaagaaaGTAAGTAGTAAAACAAAATCAAAAAAAGgtaaagaaaagaaagagGAAAAAGATGATTATGacgatgataatgatgaagaCAAAGAAGATGAAGCAGATGACGACGAAGATGATGATAGTGACGATTGGTCTTATAGTGAAGATGATAATTATGTTTctgatgaagaagatgataaAACAAAAAGTGCTATGAGTAAATGGGGTTTAAAAACCAGTACAAAAgtggaaaagaaaaaaacagtTAAAcagaaaaaagtaaaaaaagaatctacgaaaaaagaagaaaaagctAGTCGTGTTGTGGAAGATGCACAATCAGCTAAAAATAAAGGATATGCAGAATTATTAAGTACCAAGAATTTAACTGAAGATGTTATAAGGGAAAGAGTTAAATTAGTTATAGAGAAAAGAGGTAGAAAAGGATTAGATAAACAtgaacatattaatatattatctaaatTATGTGAATTAGCAAAAACTATTAGTACACAATCTTATATAGAAGTTTTAGAacatttaattaatttagaATTTGATGTAGTATCTAGTGTATATACCTATAtgtcttttaatatatggaaTAAAGTATTTAAATATGTAGAACTTATTTTAGATATATTAATTCAAAATGAAAACTTTTATTTAGTATCAATAAACATAGCAGAAGAAATAACAGAAGAAACTactaatgaaaaagaaaaaatcatAAAATCATGTAAAACACTTATATCATTCTTAGCAAAATTAGATGATGAATTATTGAAagctttattatatatagatgtTCAAACAGAAGAATATCGAAAAAGATTAGGTAAAACAATACATATGATaggtttattaaaaaaaggatataattatgtgaaatgtataaaaaatatgccTGATTTAGCTATTCACATATCTTCAAGAATTTTAGAgcatatgtattataaacctgaaatattatttaaacaaaTATGGACATACATTATGAATGGAAAAGATATGTCATCAGATTCATTGAATAATTCAAATACTGTTGCAGCAAAGGAAGATGGacaagggaaaaaaaaaaaaagaattgaaAATGAATTGTTTGAtgaaaatttaattaataatgatagtaTTAATCCACCTAAAATTATTGAAGAGTatgtatatgaaatatttgaGTTTGGAACGAAACAACAAAAGGTAAAAGCTTTATTACAATTATCTTATAATAAAAGTTTATATGATCAATATTTGGAAGccaaagaattattaaatgtaGCTAATGTACATGAATTAGCTATGAATTCAGATATTCAAAcccaaatattatataatcgTAATTTAATACAATTAGGATTATGTGCATTTAGACatggaaaaatatatgaagcTCATTGTTGCTTAATGGAAATTTGTTCacaaaataaacataagGAATTAATAGCTCAAGGTATatcaaatttaaaaaatcaaGAAAAAACACTAGAACAAGAAAGAGCAGAAAAAAGACGATTATTATCATATCATATGCATATATCAATAGAATTAATAGAAtgtgtaaataatatatgtgccATGTTATTAGAAGTACCAAATTTAGcaaaaaatacatatgaatcaaaaaaagatattatatCAAGACAATTTAGAAGATTTctagatatatatgataaacaaatatttaataatcctcctgaaaataataaagaaattattatattagcAACAAAACATTTACAAAAAGGTAATTGGAAATTATGTTGTGAAAAAATTTTTAGTTTATCAATCTGGCCAAAATTCccagataaagaaaaagtaCAAAATATacttaaagaaaaaattaaacaagAAGCTAtgagaacatatatatttagatatatatcaatatatgaATCATTTTCTATTGATCAATTATGTGTTATGTTTGATTTAAATCAAAATGTTGTACATTCCATATTAAgtaaaatgatgataaatcAAGAAATACCAGCTTTCTGGAATGAAAGTAGTAAATTTATACTTATTAGTAAAGTTAATCCAACTACCCTACAAAATATGGCTCTTAAGTTAGCTGAAAATGTAAATGAAGTAATGGAGCAAAACGAGTTGGCCCTAAACATGAAAAATCCAAA ATTTATGTTTATGCAAGAGAGAAGAACACAAATGAAAGAGGAAAAATCAAATTGGACGCAAAAAAAAGGAGAtcaaaaatatcaaaaaaattataaccaaaagaaaaatgcacattataaaaaaaattacaaagaTAATAACgcaaataaaaattacaaaaaaaattaa